The Fusobacterium sp. JB019 genome has a segment encoding these proteins:
- a CDS encoding UDP-glucose/GDP-mannose dehydrogenase family protein, with protein MNITVIGTGYVGLVQGVIMADFGHNVTCVDIDIDKISSLKKGEIPIYEPSLKELLHKNILRKNIKFTTDIKEAIDESDVIFIAVGTPPAMDGSADLKYVLNVASEIGENLKKYTVIVNKSTVPIGTGKLVKEKIRKKLNERNTNLDFDIISNPEFLREGKAVEDCIKPDRVVIGYDSKKALDIMKKLYKKLEEKNIPFIFTNLETSEMIKYASNAFLAVKISYINEIALLAEKVGANTEEIARAMGIDNRISPKFLNCGPGYGGSCFPKDTEALVKIGKNYHEEMSVVNAAIYANKKQKIKIVEKINNEMKDIKNKTIGILGLSFKPNTDDVRDAPSLDIIKELIARGAKIKAYCPKGIKEAKWRLNNFNKNITYCKNEYEVSIDCDSIVLVTEWSQFKDLNLEKIKNKMKNNFYFDLRNLHSKNPLARKLFKYFPIGM; from the coding sequence GTGAATATTACAGTAATTGGTACAGGATATGTTGGATTGGTTCAGGGTGTTATAATGGCTGATTTTGGGCATAATGTTACCTGTGTAGATATAGATATTGATAAAATCAGCAGCTTGAAAAAAGGTGAAATTCCAATATATGAACCTTCTTTAAAAGAACTTCTTCATAAAAATATATTAAGAAAAAATATAAAATTTACAACTGATATAAAAGAAGCAATAGATGAAAGTGATGTTATTTTTATTGCTGTTGGTACACCTCCTGCAATGGATGGATCTGCTGATTTAAAATATGTCCTTAATGTGGCTAGTGAAATTGGTGAAAATTTAAAAAAATACACAGTTATAGTTAATAAATCAACTGTTCCCATAGGAACTGGAAAATTAGTTAAAGAAAAAATAAGAAAAAAATTAAATGAAAGAAATACTAACCTAGACTTTGATATAATTTCAAATCCTGAATTTTTAAGGGAAGGTAAGGCTGTTGAAGATTGTATTAAGCCAGATAGAGTTGTTATCGGTTATGATTCTAAAAAAGCTTTAGATATAATGAAAAAATTATATAAAAAATTAGAAGAAAAAAACATCCCTTTTATTTTTACAAATTTAGAAACTTCTGAAATGATAAAATATGCTTCCAATGCTTTTTTAGCTGTTAAAATATCATACATTAATGAAATTGCTCTTTTAGCTGAAAAAGTGGGAGCTAATACTGAAGAAATTGCAAGGGCTATGGGAATTGATAATAGAATATCTCCTAAATTTCTAAACTGTGGTCCTGGATATGGGGGATCTTGTTTTCCTAAGGACACTGAAGCCTTAGTAAAAATTGGTAAAAATTATCATGAAGAAATGTCTGTTGTAAATGCAGCTATCTATGCTAATAAAAAACAAAAAATTAAAATTGTTGAAAAAATAAACAATGAAATGAAAGATATAAAAAACAAAACTATTGGAATATTAGGACTTTCTTTTAAACCTAATACTGATGATGTAAGAGATGCTCCTAGTCTAGATATTATAAAAGAACTTATAGCTAGAGGAGCTAAGATTAAAGCTTATTGTCCTAAAGGAATAAAAGAAGCTAAATGGAGATTAAATAATTTTAATAAAAATATTACCTATTGTAAAAATGAATATGAAGTATCTATTGATTGTGATTCAATAGTTTTAGTAACTGAATGGTCTCAATTTAAAGATTTAAACTTAGAAAAAATTAAAAATAAAATGAAAAATAATTTTTATTTTGATTTAAGAAATCTTCATAGCAAAAATCCCCTAGCTAGAAAACTTTTCAAATATTTTCCAATCGGAATGTAA
- a CDS encoding energy transducer TonB, which produces MKIQKRDAVSFSLAIVINLIILICIPGLDKVEDVKDKKLKVGLVALEKQKYTSKAKKKAIPNKKKAEKRETLDTTKQDLIEERKRIKREKNLSLMKISKSLKTPSLDVLTSKKSAINKKLNSVKSDEKNYKEQVKLEREDSDGVNKNSSIFNDSKIIDKIVSETKDEALEIKNKDGSGNIEVKEGKVEGLPSGYKLGVEDAEIIAKWDKLNKEPIYPEKAELAGMQGTVKVKMDIDANGRVISLSMEKGSGVPEINTAIETIGRTWKIYLSKRGQRIKGKVILEYSFKLKGM; this is translated from the coding sequence ATGAAAATACAAAAAAGAGATGCGGTTTCATTTTCTTTGGCTATTGTTATAAATTTAATAATTCTTATCTGTATTCCAGGGTTAGATAAAGTAGAGGATGTAAAGGATAAAAAATTAAAAGTTGGACTAGTTGCACTAGAAAAACAAAAATATACATCTAAAGCTAAAAAGAAAGCGATACCAAATAAGAAAAAAGCTGAGAAAAGAGAAACCTTAGATACAACTAAACAAGATTTAATAGAGGAAAGAAAAAGAATAAAAAGAGAAAAAAATCTAAGTCTTATGAAAATTTCAAAATCTTTAAAAACTCCTTCTTTAGATGTATTAACTTCTAAAAAATCTGCTATTAATAAAAAATTAAACTCTGTAAAATCTGATGAGAAAAATTATAAGGAACAAGTTAAGTTAGAAAGAGAAGATAGTGATGGAGTAAATAAAAATAGTTCCATATTCAATGATTCTAAAATAATTGATAAAATTGTTTCTGAAACAAAGGATGAAGCTTTAGAGATTAAAAATAAAGATGGAAGTGGAAATATAGAAGTAAAGGAAGGAAAAGTAGAAGGATTACCTAGTGGATATAAATTAGGAGTTGAAGATGCAGAAATTATAGCTAAATGGGATAAATTAAATAAAGAACCAATTTATCCAGAAAAAGCAGAACTTGCAGGAATGCAAGGAACAGTCAAGGTAAAAATGGACATTGATGCAAATGGTAGAGTTATCAGTTTATCTATGGAAAAGGGAAGTGGAGTTCCTGAAATAAATACAGCAATAGAAACTATAGGAAGAACTTGGAAAATCTATCTAAGCAAAAGAGGCCAAAGAATAAAAGGTAAAGTAATATTAGAGTATTCTTTTAAATTAAAAGGAATGTAA
- the dnaB gene encoding replicative DNA helicase: MEKLDKLKSVPSSLESERAVLGGIFLRPDIYGEVAAVISSQDFYKVGHRYIFDAMAECYGNQESIDPLLVMNRLKKMNKFDEIGGESIFYDILEEVPTAANILSYAAIVKEKSLLRKLGTAGTKIVEMSYEGYEDVDVILDKAESLIFKIAETKDSKDLVDMRQAISDEIKRLEKVMNNKGMTTGISSGFKSFDDKTSGFHPSDLVIVAARPAMGKTALALNMALNMATHEKKGILLFSLEMSSSQLLQRLISMQSGIGLQKIRNGFLLDKEWGNIGIACGQISNSNINIADTPNVNVLEIRSIARKLKIAGQLDVIIVDYLQLIKGTGKGENRQQEISEISRSLKGIARELDVPIIALSQLSRAPEQRADRRPMLSDLRESGAIEQDADMVVFLYRDDYYNENSEEKGITEVIIGKQRNGPVGTVKLKFFNEITKFGDFTTAID, translated from the coding sequence ATGGAAAAATTAGATAAATTAAAGTCGGTTCCAAGCAGTTTGGAATCAGAAAGAGCAGTACTTGGAGGTATATTTCTAAGGCCTGATATTTACGGGGAAGTAGCAGCAGTTATTTCAAGCCAAGATTTTTATAAAGTGGGACATAGATATATATTTGATGCTATGGCTGAATGTTATGGAAATCAAGAAAGTATTGATCCATTACTTGTAATGAATAGACTTAAGAAAATGAATAAATTTGATGAGATAGGTGGAGAATCTATATTCTATGATATTTTAGAAGAAGTTCCAACCGCAGCAAATATTCTTTCTTATGCAGCTATTGTTAAAGAAAAATCTCTTTTAAGAAAATTAGGAACTGCAGGAACTAAAATAGTTGAAATGTCATATGAAGGATATGAAGATGTTGATGTTATATTAGATAAAGCTGAAAGTTTAATATTTAAGATAGCTGAAACAAAGGATTCTAAAGACTTAGTTGATATGAGACAGGCTATTTCAGATGAGATAAAAAGATTAGAAAAAGTTATGAATAATAAAGGAATGACTACGGGAATATCTTCAGGATTTAAATCTTTTGATGATAAAACAAGTGGATTCCATCCTTCAGATCTAGTAATAGTAGCGGCAAGACCAGCAATGGGAAAAACAGCCTTAGCTCTTAACATGGCCCTTAATATGGCAACTCATGAGAAAAAGGGAATATTATTATTTAGTCTGGAGATGTCTAGTTCTCAGTTACTTCAAAGACTTATTTCTATGCAATCTGGAATTGGATTACAAAAGATAAGAAATGGATTCTTACTTGATAAAGAATGGGGAAATATTGGTATTGCTTGTGGACAGATATCAAACTCAAATATTAATATTGCAGATACTCCAAATGTAAATGTTTTGGAAATAAGATCAATAGCAAGAAAATTAAAAATAGCAGGACAGCTTGATGTTATAATAGTTGACTATCTTCAACTTATAAAAGGAACAGGAAAGGGAGAAAATAGGCAACAGGAAATTTCTGAAATTTCAAGATCCTTAAAAGGAATAGCAAGGGAATTAGATGTTCCGATTATAGCTTTATCACAGTTATCTAGAGCTCCTGAGCAAAGAGCAGACAGAAGACCTATGCTTTCAGATTTAAGAGAATCTGGAGCCATTGAGCAGGATGCGGATATGGTTGTTTTCCTATATAGAGATGATTATTATAATGAGAATTCTGAAGAAAAAGGAATAACAGAAGTAATAATTGGTAAGCAAAGAAATGGACCAGTTGGAACAGTTAAATTGAAATTCTTTAATGAAATTACAAAATTTGGAGATTTTACAACTGCAATTGACTAA
- a CDS encoding biopolymer transporter ExbD: MKFQNFRRRNNKNIVLELTPLIDVVFLLIIFFLVATTFEDVDTGIKIELPKSTIRELKTVEQLQVSITGKKTIYLKYKDGKEKKKILVKKGNLKGKLAKVLEKSETKNVIISGDKSIDYGFIVEIMTISKEAGAEELDIDTVLK; this comes from the coding sequence ATGAAATTTCAAAATTTCAGAAGACGTAATAATAAAAATATCGTTTTAGAATTAACTCCTCTTATAGATGTGGTTTTCTTACTTATTATATTCTTTTTAGTGGCTACAACATTTGAAGATGTGGATACAGGGATAAAAATAGAACTTCCTAAATCAACAATTAGGGAATTGAAAACTGTAGAACAATTGCAAGTAAGTATTACTGGAAAGAAAACTATTTATTTAAAATATAAAGATGGAAAAGAAAAGAAAAAAATATTAGTTAAAAAAGGAAATCTTAAAGGAAAATTAGCAAAAGTATTAGAAAAATCAGAAACTAAAAATGTAATTATTAGTGGAGATAAATCTATAGACTATGGATTTATTGTTGAGATTATGACAATTTCCAAAGAGGCTGGAGCAGAGGAATTAGATATTGATACAGTATTAAAATAG
- the rplI gene encoding 50S ribosomal protein L9, whose protein sequence is MAKIKVILTQDVAGQGRKGELVSVSEGYAKNFILKNNKGILATDEALKKIENDKKKAAKRDEAEKQKAIEVKDLLEKEKLVLEVKVGNNGKLFGAITNKEISAEIEKKFGKKIDRKKIDGNIKSTGEHKVTVKLHKDVKAEITIVTKG, encoded by the coding sequence ATGGCAAAAATAAAAGTAATACTTACACAGGACGTAGCAGGACAAGGAAGAAAAGGAGAATTAGTATCAGTTTCTGAAGGTTATGCTAAGAACTTTATTCTTAAGAACAACAAAGGAATCCTAGCCACTGATGAGGCATTAAAGAAAATAGAAAATGATAAGAAAAAAGCAGCAAAAAGAGATGAAGCAGAAAAACAAAAAGCTATAGAAGTAAAAGATTTATTAGAAAAAGAAAAATTAGTTTTAGAAGTAAAAGTTGGAAATAATGGTAAATTATTTGGAGCAATTACAAATAAAGAAATTTCTGCAGAAATTGAAAAGAAATTTGGTAAAAAAATTGATAGAAAAAAAATAGATGGAAATATTAAAAGTACAGGGGAACACAAGGTAACAGTAAAATTACATAAAGATGTAAAGGCTGAAATAACTATAGTAACAAAAGGATAA
- a CDS encoding GDP-mannose 4,6-dehydratase, with translation MKILVTGGAGFIGSHLCEKLLSLGHSIINVDNFHNFYSKDIKINNVLESTNNIDYINKIKEIKELTKIVNSNNYKLYFNDIRDFQSLDNIFYSEKPEFIINLAGLAGVRPSIETPLIYEEVNIKGSMNLLELCKKYKISKFIQASSSSVYGNNIKVPFEETDTVDNAISPYAFTKKACEVMGHVYHKLYNINMFQLRFFTVYGERQRPDLAIHKFINLISKDKEIEIFGDGSTYRDYTYIHDIIYGILKSIDYLNSHNNIYEILNLGSSKPISLKEMLMTIEKVLNKKAKVKYLPMQAGDVDKTYANINKASTLIGYKPSITFEEGIKNFVKWYKGGLV, from the coding sequence ATGAAAATACTTGTAACTGGAGGAGCTGGATTTATAGGCTCTCATCTTTGTGAAAAATTATTATCCCTTGGGCATTCTATCATAAATGTTGATAATTTTCATAATTTCTATTCAAAGGACATTAAAATCAATAATGTTTTAGAAAGTACAAATAATATAGACTACATAAATAAAATTAAAGAGATAAAGGAATTAACAAAAATAGTTAACTCTAATAATTATAAACTATACTTTAATGATATTAGAGATTTTCAAAGTCTAGATAATATTTTTTATTCTGAAAAACCTGAGTTCATAATAAATTTAGCTGGTCTTGCAGGAGTTAGACCATCAATTGAAACTCCTCTAATTTATGAGGAAGTCAATATAAAAGGAAGTATGAACTTACTTGAACTTTGTAAGAAATATAAAATATCTAAATTTATTCAAGCTTCATCTTCTTCAGTATATGGAAATAATATAAAGGTTCCCTTTGAAGAAACAGATACTGTTGATAATGCAATCTCTCCCTATGCTTTTACTAAAAAAGCTTGTGAAGTAATGGGACATGTATATCATAAACTTTATAATATTAATATGTTCCAACTTAGATTTTTCACTGTATATGGAGAAAGACAAAGACCTGATTTAGCAATCCATAAATTCATTAATTTAATATCAAAAGATAAAGAAATTGAAATATTTGGAGATGGATCAACATATAGAGACTATACATACATTCATGATATTATATACGGAATATTAAAATCTATTGACTATTTAAATTCTCATAATAATATTTATGAAATCTTAAATCTTGGTAGTTCTAAACCTATTTCTTTAAAAGAAATGCTTATGACAATTGAAAAGGTTTTAAATAAAAAAGCTAAAGTTAAATATCTTCCCATGCAAGCTGGAGATGTTGATAAAACCTATGCAAATATTAATAAAGCAAGCACTCTTATAGGATATAAACCTAGTATAACTTTTGAAGAAGGAATAAAAAATTTCGTTAAATGGTATAAAGGAGGGTTAGTTTAG
- a CDS encoding MotA/TolQ/ExbB proton channel family protein → MYWIENGGALMYFIVLMSVLGTGVIIERFIYFKVAEKRRFDDLRDEIEKYLEDGNLKGAIGYLEKTRCSTGKVLKEIFRSCHKDTKSIVVLEEKAREQALAQIPRLEKNMWILSMVAHVTPLIGLLGTVTGMIKAFQAVAIHGTGDASILAEGISEALFTTAGGLFVAIPALIIYNYYNKKIDDIVNDMEKGSVEVINYFRR, encoded by the coding sequence ATGTATTGGATAGAAAATGGTGGGGCATTAATGTATTTTATAGTTTTAATGTCTGTACTAGGAACAGGAGTAATAATTGAAAGGTTTATATACTTTAAAGTAGCAGAAAAAAGAAGATTTGATGATTTAAGAGATGAGATAGAAAAATATTTAGAAGATGGGAATTTAAAAGGTGCCATTGGATATTTGGAAAAAACTAGATGTTCAACTGGTAAGGTTCTTAAAGAAATATTTAGATCATGTCATAAGGATACAAAAAGTATTGTTGTTTTAGAGGAAAAAGCAAGAGAGCAAGCTTTAGCACAAATTCCTCGTTTAGAAAAAAATATGTGGATACTTTCAATGGTAGCCCATGTAACACCTCTTATTGGATTATTAGGTACAGTTACTGGAATGATCAAAGCTTTCCAAGCTGTAGCAATTCATGGAACAGGGGATGCTTCTATATTAGCAGAGGGAATTTCAGAAGCATTATTTACAACTGCAGGAGGATTATTTGTAGCTATACCAGCTCTTATTATTTATAATTATTATAATAAAAAAATAGATGATATTGTAAATGATATGGAAAAGGGAAGCGTTGAGGTAATAAACTATTTTAGGAGGTAA
- a CDS encoding sigma-54 dependent transcriptional regulator, with product MRLLGFRLEDELREKLENNIDNELKVINNVTEFMETVKEKKYECILIEEMQLPSDTLINIIKKVEEFQRKAVIIILGQSSNLKVVAGSIRAGAYDYILKPISSEEVIKIIEKSVKDHKLLAERVDKNKNTGDKLIGQTKEIVEVYKKIGKVAINKVPVLVVGEKGTGKRSVANAIHQFSDASKKPFISINCTSFQNSLLERRLFGYEKGAFEGAIFSQAGDLEKANSGTLHLGNIEFLNLDIQSKLLYLLQEKEFFRMGGADPIKTDIRIIATTSANLEEAIANGDFIEELYLKLRVLEINIPPLRERKDDIPFIIDKYLADCNGELHKTVRGVSKPAMKKIMRYDWPGNVNELKNAIKSAVALCRGTSILIEDLPSNVLGNKPIKRKGDIQNWILGDWIEGEINAYKSNGKTAYYTHIISKVEKELIRQVLEITNGKRVETAEILGITRNTLRTKMGNYELD from the coding sequence GTGAGATTATTAGGTTTTAGATTGGAAGATGAATTAAGAGAAAAACTAGAAAATAATATTGATAATGAATTAAAAGTAATTAACAATGTGACAGAGTTTATGGAGACAGTGAAGGAAAAGAAATATGAATGTATATTAATTGAAGAAATGCAATTACCATCAGATACTTTAATAAATATTATAAAAAAAGTTGAAGAGTTTCAAAGGAAAGCTGTTATAATAATACTTGGTCAAAGTTCAAACTTAAAAGTTGTAGCAGGAAGTATAAGAGCAGGAGCCTATGATTATATTTTAAAGCCAATATCTAGTGAAGAAGTTATTAAAATCATTGAAAAATCTGTAAAGGATCATAAATTATTAGCTGAAAGAGTTGATAAAAATAAAAATACAGGGGATAAACTTATAGGACAAACTAAGGAAATAGTTGAAGTTTATAAAAAAATAGGAAAAGTTGCTATTAACAAAGTTCCAGTTTTAGTAGTAGGAGAAAAGGGAACAGGGAAAAGAAGTGTAGCAAATGCTATTCACCAATTTAGTGATGCATCTAAAAAACCATTTATAAGTATTAACTGTACATCATTTCAAAATTCTTTATTAGAAAGAAGATTATTTGGATATGAAAAAGGAGCCTTTGAAGGAGCTATATTCTCACAAGCTGGAGACTTAGAAAAAGCAAATAGTGGAACATTACATTTAGGAAATATTGAGTTCTTAAATTTAGATATTCAATCAAAACTTCTTTATTTATTACAAGAAAAAGAGTTTTTTAGAATGGGTGGAGCAGATCCAATCAAAACAGATATTAGAATAATTGCTACTACAAGTGCAAATTTAGAAGAAGCAATAGCTAATGGAGACTTTATAGAAGAATTATATTTAAAATTAAGAGTTTTAGAAATTAATATTCCACCATTAAGAGAAAGAAAGGATGATATTCCATTCATAATAGATAAATATTTGGCTGACTGTAATGGTGAACTTCATAAGACAGTTAGAGGGGTAAGTAAACCTGCTATGAAAAAAATCATGAGATATGATTGGCCAGGAAATGTAAATGAATTAAAAAATGCAATAAAATCAGCTGTAGCATTATGCAGAGGAACATCAATTTTAATTGAAGATTTACCAAGTAATGTTTTAGGAAATAAACCTATTAAAAGAAAGGGAGATATTCAAAATTGGATTCTTGGAGATTGGATAGAAGGGGAAATAAACGCCTATAAATCAAATGGAAAAACTGCTTATTATACTCATATAATTTCTAAAGTTGAAAAAGAACTTATTAGACAAGTTTTAGAAATAACTAATGGAAAAAGGGTTGAGACTGCTGAGATACTTGGAATTACTAGAAATACACTTAGAACAAAAATGGGAAATTATGAGTTAGATTAA
- a CDS encoding lipid-A-disaccharide synthase N-terminal domain-containing protein — protein MTLNFWMIVGFIGQTFFSMRFLVQWVASEKAGKSVIPFSFWIFSLFGSSLLLSYAIYRRDPVFILGQTPNLFIYSRNIYLIQKERAN, from the coding sequence ATGACTTTAAATTTTTGGATGATAGTAGGCTTTATTGGACAAACTTTTTTTTCTATGAGATTTTTAGTTCAATGGGTTGCTAGTGAAAAAGCTGGGAAAAGTGTTATTCCTTTCTCATTTTGGATATTTAGTTTGTTTGGAAGTAGTCTTTTATTATCCTATGCAATATATAGAAGAGATCCTGTATTTATTTTAGGACAAACTCCTAATCTATTTATCTATTCTAGAAATATCTACTTAATACAAAAGGAGCGTGCTAATTAA
- the dnaX gene encoding DNA polymerase III subunit gamma/tau yields MQTTLYRKYRPKNFEEIAGEADIIRTLKNSLDNGRMSQAYLFCGPRGIGKTTCARLIAKGVNCINNGISSVPCNECENCKAIDNGSFIDLIEIDAASNRGIDEIRDLKEKINYQPSKGRKKIYIIDEVHMLTKEAFNALLKTLEEPPVHVIFILATTEPDKILPTIISRCQRYDFQILSLKESKDKLKEICEAENVTIDEGSLELIYDISGGSMRDAISVLERVIVSCLGSEITEEKTSRIIGATSKSLLKDFYEKVKSKSMVNGVSFLDNLWEESIDIEKFFKDFARYIKDSLTKGEIEVEEGLAIIGKVYDSLNKFKYEEDKRLLGYVVLNNLLKKDTVATSSKEPVKEIIREKVIYKEVEAGETSHSHEEVNVKIEDVKSMWNEIVDKARSKKPPYGAFLITAKPVKVDEGYLYISLGDSLFAKDQLETEHYNIPLQDLVQEMTKSKIRMKYIVTEEKDEIEVEEDETLSRVVDFFSKGE; encoded by the coding sequence GTGCAAACAACGCTATATAGAAAATATAGGCCTAAAAACTTTGAAGAAATAGCAGGGGAAGCTGATATAATAAGAACTTTAAAAAATTCTTTAGATAATGGAAGAATGTCCCAAGCTTATCTTTTTTGTGGACCAAGGGGAATAGGAAAAACAACATGTGCAAGACTTATTGCAAAGGGAGTAAATTGCATAAATAATGGAATTAGTAGCGTTCCTTGTAATGAATGTGAAAATTGTAAAGCGATAGACAATGGAAGCTTTATTGATTTAATAGAAATTGATGCTGCTTCAAATAGAGGTATTGACGAAATAAGAGATTTAAAAGAAAAAATAAATTATCAGCCTAGTAAGGGTAGAAAAAAAATATACATAATAGACGAGGTTCATATGTTAACAAAAGAGGCTTTCAATGCTCTTTTAAAAACATTGGAAGAACCTCCAGTACATGTAATATTTATTTTAGCAACTACTGAGCCAGATAAAATATTACCTACAATTATTTCAAGATGTCAAAGATATGATTTTCAGATTTTATCTTTAAAAGAATCAAAGGATAAATTAAAAGAAATATGTGAGGCTGAAAATGTAACAATAGACGAAGGAAGTTTAGAACTTATCTATGATATATCTGGTGGAAGTATGAGAGATGCCATATCAGTATTAGAAAGAGTTATAGTTTCTTGTTTAGGTAGTGAAATAACAGAAGAAAAAACAAGTAGAATTATTGGAGCAACATCAAAGAGTCTTTTAAAGGATTTTTATGAAAAGGTAAAATCAAAGTCAATGGTAAATGGAGTTAGTTTTCTTGATAATCTATGGGAAGAGTCAATTGATATTGAAAAATTCTTCAAAGATTTTGCAAGATATATAAAAGATTCTTTAACTAAGGGTGAAATAGAAGTTGAAGAGGGACTAGCTATTATTGGAAAGGTATATGATTCTTTGAATAAATTTAAATATGAAGAAGATAAAAGATTACTTGGTTATGTTGTTCTTAATAATTTATTAAAAAAAGATACAGTTGCAACTAGCAGTAAAGAACCAGTAAAAGAAATAATTAGAGAAAAGGTTATATATAAAGAAGTAGAAGCAGGGGAGACTTCTCACAGTCATGAAGAAGTAAATGTTAAGATAGAAGATGTAAAATCTATGTGGAATGAAATTGTTGATAAAGCAAGATCTAAGAAACCTCCTTATGGTGCATTTCTAATAACTGCAAAACCTGTTAAGGTAGATGAAGGATATTTATATATAAGTTTAGGGGACAGTTTATTTGCAAAGGATCAGTTAGAAACTGAACATTATAATATTCCTTTACAAGATTTAGTTCAAGAAATGACAAAATCAAAAATAAGAATGAAATATATAGTTACAGAAGAAAAAGATGAAATAGAAGTAGAAGAGGATGAAACACTTTCTAGAGTAGTTGATTTCTTTTCAAAGGGAGAATAA
- a CDS encoding U32 family peptidase has product MKKVELLAPAGNYEKMEMAFHYGADAVFLGGKIFNLRAGSHNFSDEELEKTANYAHSLGKKVYVTLNIIPHNEDLDILPEYVRFLDKIGVDGVIVADLGVFQIVKENSNIPISVSTQASNTNWRSVKIWKDMGAKRVVLAREISLENIKEIRAKVPDIELEVFIHGAMCMSISGRCLLSNYLTGRDANRGDCAQPCRWRYSLMEEKRPGQYMPVFEDEHGTFIFSSKDLCTIDMIDQILDAGVDSLKIEGRMKGIYYVANVVKAYREAVDKYYAGEFAFDEKWLRELESTSHRLYTKGFYFGKPGVDGQNYNDRNSYSQTHQLVAKVIEKVSDTEYVLAIRNRIETGDNLEVVTPNTEAIKFELPKMILIDKRGHESETLFANPNSTVRVKTDVKMEVLDMIRKVKAEN; this is encoded by the coding sequence ATGAAAAAAGTAGAATTATTAGCACCAGCAGGAAACTATGAAAAAATGGAGATGGCATTTCATTATGGAGCTGATGCTGTATTTCTTGGGGGAAAAATATTTAACCTAAGAGCTGGAAGTCATAACTTTTCAGATGAAGAATTAGAAAAAACTGCAAATTATGCACATAGTCTTGGAAAAAAAGTTTATGTAACATTAAACATAATACCACATAACGAAGATTTAGACATTCTTCCTGAATATGTTAGATTTTTAGATAAAATAGGAGTAGATGGAGTTATTGTAGCTGATTTAGGAGTATTCCAAATAGTTAAAGAAAATTCTAATATTCCAATTAGTGTAAGTACTCAAGCTAGTAATACAAACTGGCGTTCTGTAAAAATTTGGAAAGATATGGGAGCAAAGAGAGTTGTTCTTGCTAGAGAAATTTCTTTAGAAAATATTAAAGAAATTAGAGCTAAAGTTCCTGATATAGAATTAGAAGTATTTATTCATGGTGCTATGTGTATGTCTATTTCTGGAAGATGTTTACTTAGTAATTATCTTACTGGAAGAGATGCAAATCGTGGAGATTGTGCTCAGCCTTGCAGATGGAGATATTCTCTAATGGAAGAAAAAAGACCAGGTCAATATATGCCAGTTTTTGAAGATGAGCATGGAACATTTATCTTTAGTTCAAAGGATTTATGTACAATAGATATGATAGATCAAATTTTAGATGCAGGAGTAGATTCTTTAAAAATTGAAGGAAGAATGAAGGGAATCTATTATGTAGCTAATGTAGTAAAAGCATATAGAGAAGCAGTTGACAAATATTATGCTGGAGAATTTGCTTTTGATGAGAAATGGTTAAGAGAATTAGAATCAACATCTCATAGATTATATACTAAAGGGTTCTATTTTGGAAAACCAGGAGTAGATGGACAAAACTATAATGATAGAAATTCTTATAGCCAAACACATCAATTAGTAGCAAAGGTTATAGAAAAAGTATCTGATACTGAATATGTTTTAGCTATTAGAAATAGAATTGAAACAGGTGATAATTTAGAGGTTGTTACTCCAAATACAGAGGCTATAAAGTTTGAATTACCTAAAATGATTCTAATTGACAAACGTGGACATGAATCAGAAACTTTATTTGCAAACCCTAACTCAACTGTTAGAGTTAAAACAGATGTAAAAATGGAAGTTTTAGATATGATTAGAAAAGTTAAAGCAGAAAACTAA